A genomic stretch from Octopus bimaculoides isolate UCB-OBI-ISO-001 chromosome 15, ASM119413v2, whole genome shotgun sequence includes:
- the LOC106869992 gene encoding acetylcholine receptor subunit beta-type unc-29, translating into MKLIIALIVISIGSASTEENDLQYELLRYYDKTMTPVDANETTLSLYVTLSIKNIIELDIKQGILTSHLMLGIRWQDNNLKWNDSMSSRNHIDVTLSKIWYPNIQICNSVSGDFSFDVDKEVTVKYDGFVHLHIDKIFKTYCRINVENYPFDQHECDITVCLEHQMYMEETIEDFVIDVKLKTKSNQWNFSFEETEMEKDDVIAAGLIVYGKRKVSSATITKIIPPIMLTLLVLSVHVLPASSGEKVCAAITVFLTNIVFLSETEKILGNNSQDPSLYLIYLLILTFVSGCSSIESVIVCKLYAQQTGSDINLTPEIARESKGSRNSVGVIENSDEQNIKVRDINLSKRHFINYQKLDKIFLSIVVIFLVVLYIIFALSSSY; encoded by the coding sequence ATGAAATTGATAATTGCCTTAATTGTTATATCAATCGGAAGCGCTTCTACAGAAGAAAACGACCTTCAATATGAATTACTCAGATACTATGATAAAACAATGACACCTGTTGATGCAAATGAGACCACGTTAAGCCTATATGTGACACTTAGCATAAAGAATATTATTGAATTAGACATTAAGCAAGGTATTCTAACAAGTCATCTGATGCTCGGCATAAGATGGCAGGACAATAATCTGAAATGGAATGATTCAATGTCTAGTCGAAACCATATAGATGTTACCTTATCTAAGATTTGGTATCctaatattcaaatatgtaataGTGTATCAGGTGATTTCAGTTTCGATGTGGACAAGGAAGTCACTGTCAAATACGATGGGTTCGTTCACTTACatatagacaaaatatttaaaacatactgCAGGATTAACGTTGAAAATTATCCTTTTGATCAGCACGAATGTGATATAACTGTTTGCCTTGAACATCAGATGTATATGGAGGAAACAATAGAGGACTTTGTTATCGatgtaaaattaaaaactaaatcaAATCAATGGAATTTCTCTTTTGAAGAGACTGAGATGGAAAAGGATGATGTTATAGCAGCTGGTCTTATAGTTTACGGCAAGAGAAAAGTTAGCagtgcaacaataacaaaaattatacCCCCAATAATGTTAACATTATTGGTCCTTTCCGTTCATGTATTGCCAGCCTCATCTGGAGAGAAAGTTTGTGCTGCAATAACTGTTTTTCTTACAAACATCGTTTTCCTTTCTGAAACTGAAAAGATATTGGGTAATAATTCTCAGGATCCCTCTTTATATCTAATCTATCTTTTAATTCTGACATTTGTCAGTGGATGTTCCTCTATCGAATCAGTAATTGTGTGTAAACTTTATGCCCAACAGACTGGATCAGACATCAATTTAACTCCAGAAATTGCACGAGAATCAAAAGGATCCAGAAATAGTGTTGGTGTCATTGAAAACTCAGATGAACAGAATATTAAAGTAAGAGATATAAACCTTTCTAAAAGACATTTTATAAACTATCAGAAgctagacaaaatatttttgtcaatagTTGTTATATTCCTAGTAgtactttatataatttttgctttGTCGAGTTCTTACTAA